A window from Streptomyces sp. NBC_00299 encodes these proteins:
- a CDS encoding YlbL family protein, which translates to MLSRLTRPRAVAVCALPVVALLATAAFAPLPFSLTQPGLTANVLGDNKGEPVITISGAPTRDTSGQLRMTTIEATSPDTDVRFGDVIDAWFSTEKAVMPRDSVYPSGQSTREIEQYNTEQMKESQDAATEAALNYLDLDDKNIKVTLTLADVGGPSAGLLFSLGIIDKLNGNGEGGDLTGGRSIAGTGTIDAAGKVGAVGGVSLKTQAAKRDGATVFLVPKAECGDAKAELPKGLRLVPVTTLKGAVGALEALESGKGTVPSC; encoded by the coding sequence ACGGCCGCCTTCGCGCCGCTGCCGTTCTCGCTGACGCAGCCCGGTCTGACGGCGAACGTGCTGGGCGACAACAAGGGCGAACCGGTGATCACGATCTCCGGGGCGCCGACCCGTGACACGAGCGGCCAGCTGCGCATGACGACCATCGAGGCGACGTCCCCCGACACGGACGTGCGGTTCGGGGACGTGATCGACGCCTGGTTCAGCACGGAGAAGGCGGTCATGCCGCGCGACTCGGTCTACCCGAGCGGGCAGAGCACCCGGGAGATCGAGCAGTACAACACCGAGCAGATGAAGGAGTCCCAGGACGCGGCGACCGAGGCCGCCCTGAACTACCTGGACCTCGACGACAAGAACATCAAGGTCACCCTCACCCTCGCGGACGTGGGCGGCCCGAGCGCCGGTCTCCTCTTCTCCCTCGGCATCATCGACAAGCTGAACGGCAACGGCGAGGGCGGCGACCTCACGGGCGGCCGCAGCATCGCCGGCACGGGCACGATCGACGCGGCGGGCAAGGTCGGCGCGGTCGGCGGAGTCTCCCTCAAGACCCAGGCCGCCAAGCGGGACGGGGCGACGGTGTTCCTGGTGCCGAAGGCCGAGTGCGGCGACGCGAAGGCGGAACTGCCCAAGGGGTTGCGGCTGGTGCCGGTGACGACGCTGAAGGGGGCCGTGGGCGCGCTGGAGGCCCTGGAGTCGGGCAAGGGGACCGTACCGAGCTGCTAG